The nucleotide sequence GAGCAAATCCAAAGACCACAAGAGAAGGCTATAAAACTCTAGTATTAAATCAAATGTGAGATGTAGGGAAAAACACCAATAACttagcaaaataaatataatgagaGTTTCACTGAGATCAATGTAACCCAGTGAAAACAGTTTTTAGGCTCTTGAGTCAAAAAGACTGAGGTGTACCTTGCACTGCATCTTAGGGGGAAACCCTAAGAGATGCTGGGAGTCTccccagagagagaagtcacacaTTACTCCCTGTGGCCCCACAGAACCTTTCCACTAAAAGCTACTCCCGGAATGTACATTTCCTTCTCCCAGGAAGACAAGGCTGGCCAGTCAAAGCTGCAGCTCACTGACTCTGCCCCAGGCCATGACAGGTCGCCCTAGGTCTGTCTGTAAGAGGCCCGGGTCGGCaggggctgagggcagagccagtggaaaaacaaacaatgaGTTGTGAAGAACTGAGCTGTGTTTGTGGAGGGAACTTCATTCGCCTTCCCCGGACACCCTCCCCTCGCTGCACACCTTGGTGCCTCCAGCTTCTCTGGGTGAGGGAAATCTTGCCACCACTCCCGACCCAGTGAGGGCCTGGATCCTGGGGCAGCTGAACTCCAGCCTACAAGAGAAGGGTGGCTCTACTACAGAGAAAACTAGTAACTACAGGAATAAGGATACTACCCTGGCTCTCGCTGGTGGGTGAACGTCCTCCAAGGGCTGCAGTGTCCAGAAGAGGTGTGCATCCTCTGTCTGCCCAGCACACAGGGGACAGGCGCTTGGAAACAGTGAGACACATGGACCCCCAGCCCTGAATGTAGCCAGGGATCAGTCAGGAAGTCAAAATCGGGGCGAGCAGCCTACAGGGGCGACGGCTTCTCCGCAGGCGAGAAGCGGTGGCAACAGCAGCGTCCCGCTCTTCTGCTCATGTTTCCACCACTCGAATAAGAGGCATGGGCTTATTAGGGCTGGGGGGCTTGGATATCCTCACGCTGAAAGAAAGTGGCAAACACTGAGTGCTGCTTGTCGCCTGTTCCACATGCAGCCACCTCCCGTGTCTGGCCCCCCACCCGGCCCTGGGTTCCACACATCAGTGCCAGCTGCGTTCTTGGTTCTCAGACTTCAGAACCGTAACTGTCAGCAGCATCtaagagaaggggtggggggtgctgctAGCTGGGGAACAGGGGTGGCGGAAAAACAGGGAGTAGTTCAATAGCTGAGAAGTGGGTCTAGCTGTGATTCTTGATTTCAAGATCTTGATTTCAAAATCTGGGACCTTTCTGTGAGTCTCTTGGAAACAAAAGGGTCTCTCTAGAAATACACACTTTGCTACACCTCCATGATTTTTGCAAACAATTTCAGGGGGTCCATCTGCATCCAGAGGCTGTTTTGTGAGCCTCCCTGGGGCTGTGCTACCAGGCTCTACTCCGACCTGGTTAGAAAATGGTTCAGGTGCAGAACAGGTCAGATTAGACACTGGGAGCAGAAGCAGGATTTAAAAGAGCCTTGTCCTTGGCCTCAGCACTAAAGCCTTCCTTCCCAcagctctgtccctcctcccataCTCCTCACCCGGGCCCCACCATGGGCACGCCCACTCACCTGCCCAAGTTTTCGGTCTTGGTCCAGGTCTGGGTGCTAAAATGGCCATGACTGATCTGCTTTTCTATCAGGTGTTCCATCCTGTCATGCATCTCTAAATTCTATAATACAGATTGTGGGGTCAGAGTCAGTCAGCTGCAACGTTGTCTCTGCACCTCTGTCTAAGCTGCAGTCCCCACTACCCCTGCCATGTGTGCCACCACCAGGGTACCCTCTACTCTCTTCCCTCATCTTCACCATGCCTGACCACCCTCTTCCTCCAGCTCTCGCTCTGCTTCCTCCCTTCGAGAATTCTGTGCGACACTGATCGTTCCCTGCTGTCCTCCCCAGCTCTCAGAAAAGGGGGGAATTAGACTAAGAACTCATGAGCTGATCGAGGCCACCACCTTAGCTGTGGAGAACACAAGACCCCCTCCTATGGAAGGCCTCCCCCTTCACAGCCCAGCTCCGCCATCTCCTCCTCTACTAAGCTCATGACACGGGATGATGGGTCCCTTTAGAGTGGGGACAGGTTTCACCAAGAAAGCACTGACTCCACAACAGTGATCCCAGATGCTCACTTCGGAGCAGCAGCCAGGCAAGGCAGACACCCTccagaatctctctccctccctatgTACGGTCTTGTCTTCAAAATCCTGCTCCCTTCCCAGGGCTGCCCAGTGCACACACCTCTGCTTCCAGGTAGGCGATTTTCTCCTTGAGCTCCTGGATAGTGTTATCCTTTGACTGGACCACAGCTTTTGAATTCTGGAGCTGCAAAGATGTGGGAGACAACGGGGTTCATTTTAAAATGACTCAGTATATGCTTGTCAAACCTCCCCCTGCTGTTGGGGAGCCAGAAGAAGCAAAAGGCAGACTTTTGCACCTCTTACATGACTTTCTTAGCTTTTCGAGAAAAGCCTCCTTTCAGTCCATGTTGAGCTCTTGATTATCCCGGGTGTGAGGGGAGGGGTGGTGAGAACACCATCCTGATGATCCAAAATCAGGGATGGCTTAAAACCCACTCCGTTTGATGTTGAGAAATACacattgttcattcattcattcattcaagaagtaACTgtcagggggtacctgggtggcccagtgagttaaagcctctgctgtcggctcaggtcatgatccagtgtcctgggatcgagccccacatcggggtctctgctcaacagggagcctgcttcccttcctctccctctgcctgtctctctgcctgcttgtgatctctgtctttcaaataaataaataaaatctttaaaaaaaaaaaaagaagtaactgtCAGGGCACctaggttgctcagttggttgggcatctgcctttgggtcctgggatagagccccacatagaactcccttctcagcggggaccctgtttctccctctccctctatccctcccctccacttgtgctccctctctctaaaataaataaaaatcttaaaaaaaaaaaagaaaaaaacccgaaatatttcttgagtgcttactatgtgacAGGCTCTGTTCTAGACACCAGAAAATAGCAGGAAACAAACGAGAAAAATCCTAGTCCTCGTGGAGCTGACAGGCAGCAAATATGCCCTCCCAGTTAGGGTGTTCTAAATTCTCAAGACTATTCTGCAAAACACCATATCCTGAGTTTGGTCAGGGAAGGCAGAAAATCTGCTGTGGGGCTCAAAGGTTGATAATCTGCACCCAGATAAGTGACTTTATTGTGACTTCATTATTCATTTACCAGTGCTCTTCAACGTTTAAGAGAGACTaaccttctccttccttcccagcagAAGGCAAATGACTAAAGCCAAAGGGGAAAGATgggagaaaagcaaataccaatCACTCGAACCTAGTAACTGGTAGCCataaatgtttttcttgtttttttttttcctttgttctttattttaatttttatttatttgagagagagcaagagaaattCAGAGAATGAGTCAGggggaacagggagcccaacttgtGACTCCATTCccggatcctggaatcatgacctgtcCTGAAGGAAGACAtgtaaccaactgacccacccaggtgccgcatAAATGTGTTAATATAAGGACTATTAGCCAAGCTCCCCAGGAGCATGAACAGCAAAGGCATAGACTTGACAGGAAAACAGGGCCGGGCCCCACGTGGTGACTTCCCAAGAGGGTGGGTGGCACGGGGTGACGCGGGCGCTGCTTACCTGCTCTATCATTTGCCGCACTTTCCGCTGCTGGCTCTTCAGCATGTCATCCAAGTGGTGGATCTTCTCCCGCAGCCCGGCCACTTCCTTTTCCAGGTTGGCAGCCCTGGGCAGGAAGAACAGAAAGCTGAGGCGAGGGGGAAAAGATGCACTTCTCTACCCAGTCACAGAAAGAACCTGGGGCTTGGGGGGCATCCATGACCGTGATCCCCTCTGCCTGATGCCCCAGTGGTCTGCCACAAGGAGGAGCTGCTTGGGACACCTTGGAATAGTGCGGTGGAAGCCTCGCTAGAGGTCAGCTAGTCTGAACAAGGGAACTGCCACTCAGAGAGGTAAGAATGGATAAGTCATTCTGGAAAGTTCTAGAAGGTACAAATAGAACCGACAGGTTGATGTCCAGGGAAGCAGTCCTCATGCTAACACAGGACAGACTTTCTCAGCATTCAAGCTGTCAGAACATGCCCTGCCTCAGGTGTAATGAGCTCCTCATTCCTGGAAAGATTTGGGTGGGAGCTGGGAGTATGATACCCAATGCCATCAAGCTGTTGGAGAGGACTCTGTGTCAAGAAGGagataagaggggcacctgggtggctcagcggtttaaagcctctgccttcagctcaggtcatgatctcagggtcctgggatcgagccccgcatcaggctttctgctcggcagagagcctgtttcctcctctctccctctctgcctacttgtaatctctgtctgacaaataaataaataaatctttaaaaaaaaaaaaaaaaagagggagataaGATTCAAGTGTGTTCCTAAATCTCCTGATTTCCAGAGACTGCTATATTCTCTGCATCTTCTCAACTGGGCCAAGATACCCAGAGGTCCAGCGACCAGGCAGGGTGTCCAGGAGTTCAAACTGCTAGCACCCATCTCTCTCCGCTCCCGCCTGAGGCAGCAGGAGGGCAGGGCTCCTGGTGAGGATGGGGGTGGAGTTTAATGCACTCTGAGCCCCGACATCCTCCCTAAGCCTCACACAGTCTGAGTGTCCACCCTCAGCTCTCCAGTGCCCTACTGACCAGTCTCCTTTTACTAAGAAAACTAACATTTTTGGTGCATAGCCATTTTGTGCCATTCCTAAGCTTCAGTTTTGGATTATctgtgtcttttctgtttctcctgaTGCTTCCTCTCAGTCACCTGCCCATAAGCACCACTGCTGGGAAAGAAGGAGTGCTGAATAATTTTAAACAATTCCGTGATGACATTGAGCCCAAAAAAAGAGCCCAGTCTCTGCATTTCCCATGCCTGGACTGAGGTTATCCCGAAGGAGGGAAGATACTCCTCACCGACTGTGGGGTTCAAGCAGGCAAGGATTGtgtctgtaggggcgcctgggtggctctgatcattaagcatctatctgcctttggctcaggtcatgatcccaggaccatgggatcgagccccacatcgggctccctgctgtttgggaggctgccatcttggGGGAGTTCATTTTCCATGGAGTAAGATGTTTCTGTGTGCTCTTTGACAGCACACAGAAACTTACTAGCCTCACCCAGCTACCTGGACAGAGAGCTTGGCCCTGCTTTATCCAGGCCCACCTGGTGGTTATTGCTGCTGTTCATGCTcctggggagccggcttctccctttcccactccccctgcttgtgctgctcTCTCATGcggtatctctgtcaaatacataaataaaatctttaaaacgaaaaagaaaaaagatcatatCTGTTCATCCTGAAATGCCTTAGAAGGCCCTCCAGGTGATGtctgttgaatttaaaaaatccaactcaggggcgcctgggtggcacagtggattaagccgctgccttcggctcaggtcttgatctcagggtcctgggatcgagccccgcatcgggttctctgctccgcagcgagcctgcttcctcctctctttctgcctgcctctctgcctacttgtgatctctctctctgtcaaataaatgaataaaatctttaaaaaaaaaaaaaaaattaaaaaaaaaatccaactcacACCATGGAGAGTAGGCCCAAGATGCTGATGTTAACTTTGATTTACCATTTGAGGTCTTACTTATTAATTGCCAGCAGcataaaaaaatttccaaatcctTAAAGGTACAAAATGGCCTATTCTTTGCTCTGTAGGTTTCACTGATAGGGCCTGGGATCTCTGATCAGAGGGAATCTGTAAACACCTTGGAGCGGAAAGGATCCCAGAGACCCCTGGTTCTCAGCTGGAGTAGCTTCAAGGGATAGGAAGTTCCGAATCTCTTCATGAAGCTGCTCATTGTATTTTTCGAAGCATGACTTGTGAGGAAGTTATTTGATTTGCCCTCAAATAATTTCCAGTCAGCCTTTGTTTTGAGGGACGGAAACTGTGGTGCAATACCACCACAGGCGCGTCCCATGTGACAGCCTGTGGAATGATGTGCCAGAACAGCAGGAACTTCACCAGCTCCCACTTGACTTTGGCGCTAACACCGTGGAAGCCTTTTCTTTAGGCTCCTACTCTGTGGAAAATGAACTCCCccaagatggcagcctcccaaacAGTATCTCCCTGGGCAGGGCCCCACCCAGAGGAGCCACACCGTGAGTCAGAGCTGGAAGATCTGACATCAGCTCCAGCTTCTTCCCCAGGCCGGGCCACCACCGAGCTGCAGGCTGCATGGcgtgccctcccctccctgcaccccagcTTCCCCGGGGAACATGGGCCCTTACTTTTCACGTTCTGTTTGACAGTCAGTGTTCTTGCTCCGAAGTTCCTCCAGGGCTGTTTCCCCTTCCCTGACCTTCACCAATAAGGCCTGATGCTCCTGAATGGGCCGAAGGGAAGAAAATCTAGGATAAGGAGGTAGCAACGGTTTCTGTGTTTAGGGTGATAGGGGCCTGAGGGCTGGGGCTCAGCCCCTTTTGGGCCTGGGACAGCTGCCAAAGAGCAGCAGGCCAAGCTGGTTTGCTGGGGCACCCTCCCCTGTCAGGGATAACCCTTCCCACCCTCAGCACACAGAAACTTCCCAGCCTCACCCAGCTCCCTGGACAGAGAGCTTGGCCCTGTGTTATCCAGGCCCATCTGGCAGCTATGGCTGCCAGTCCCTGGGAAACCAGCCCCTGTGGCTCCTTAAGAGCAGTCccgtcttttccttttttcttttcttttcagcacaCTTCACAAGCCCATAAAGGGCAGCTCTACAAGAACCCAACTGAAATGGAAACAATTCTAGTTAGCAAGGGCTGAGCTTAGCAGAGAGAAAGACCTCTTGTTCCTTAAAGGCTAAAAAGGTTCTCGAAGGTATTTGCTGAGGAAGCGGTGAAGTGTGTTTTACTGGTCCTGCTCAGAAAAGCAGACTACAGTGGTCTCAGTTATTCCCAGGACTACCCCCTCCTTCTCCCAGCGCAGGAGTTAGGCCTTGAAGGCAGGACTCCAACTATTACCGCCTGCATGCCTAGCAGGCGCTTCTGGAGCTCTCCAACATCAGCCTCCTTCTGCTCCACTCGGTCCTCTGCTCTCTGAAGGGCCACTTGATTCTGTTCTGCTTCTCTCTGGTACCGGCTGAGTGTGACCTAAGACAGGATGCAGATGGGTGAAGAGGATAGAGGGGAAAGAGCAAACGTGGATAAAAACGTTAGGAGAGAACCCAGGACCCAGGGCCCAGGGCACagtgatgggggaagggaggcaccCCCCTCTTTCCCATTCATGGTTCTAGGATGACTTGGGAAACCAGCAGGTATCTCCACTTCCAGGGTTCACTGGCACATAGTTGAtcaagctgtatttttaaaaaattttttaaagatttatttatttgagagagaacatgcaagaggtggggttgtggggaggggcaggagagggagagagagtcttaagcagacttcacactgagtgtagagctggacactgggctcgatctcatgaccctgagatcacgacctgagctgaaaccaagtcagacacttaactgactgcaccacccaggccccctgatcCAGCTCTACTTTAGAGTGACATCTGGAACCCATTAGCGCTTTCCAGATGGTAGACTTTGTCAACATttcctctgcccccgcccccagttGGCCAGTGCCACCCAAGATTAACCCAGGGCTGTGACTTTCCTATAAATGCAAACACAAAGAATCCAGGGGAGCATATCTCCACATCCTTCCTTCTGTGTTCCCACTCTTCCTCACCCTCACATCAAGCAATACCGCAGCCTGCATAAAAAGGccaaaatagggcgcctgggtggctcagtgggttaaagcctctgccttcggctcaggtcatgatcccagggtcctgggatcgagccccgcattgggctctctgctcagcacggagcctgcttccttcccccctctctctctgcctgcctctctgcctacttgtgatctctctctgtcaaataaataaataaatttaaaaaaaaaaaaaggccaaaatagCACCTAGAAGGGCACCAGGAAGAATTGTTTCATTTCCAAGATGACAGCCAATTTTGGGAGAGAAATAAGCAgaattttagaatgaaaaattaaggaagaacttgcctcccttcctcccgCATGCCAACTTCAGGTCTCAGCTTAGATATCCTTTCTTCCAAAAGCCTCCATACCCAGTGAGTAGTCCTTCCATTGTGTGGCCTTCCTTCTTAGAGCACTGAGGGGATTTTGCTTGTGTGTCACTTGTGTGCACGCCCCAGTGGGCCATCGGCAAGAACCATTACATTTCCAGAGCTCAGCCTGGTACCTAGCACACAGTTACTGCTTGCTAATGTCATGAGAAGAATTGGTACTCATCTAGTCTAATCCTCTCCTTTTGCAACTAAAGGTCAACTGATTTACCCAACGTACAGAGCTAGGGAATAACAGAGCCAATGCTAGAACACAATGACTTCATTATTCATCTCAATTCTTCCCAGCTACCCCACACTGACTCCCCAGTCAGTTGCTACAGAAGAATCCACATAACCTCTCAAAAGTCCACGCAGCCCTGGGAAAACAGAACACCAAAATCGCCAGTTTGTCTGACCCTTCCCCAAGTCAGACtcagggaagagaaagcaaagcccAGGAGGACGTGGGATGGGACACATCCATGCTGCACACCAGCCCTGTGCAGAGCCAACTCTCTGCGAACCCTTCCTGACAGTAGGCTGCTGCTGGTGGAACGGAAAACCCATGCTCACTGGCAGGTTGTTTTCACGGTAATTGACAATCTTGCCCTTGCTACCCCCTTTATAGAAAAGTAGATCAGAGAGTTTCATTTACTAGCAAAGACGGAGAAAAGCTTCCAAAGGTCCCTTTTTAGCCTGGAACAGGCTAGCCCCACGGACAggaacataaaaacaaaagctctcACTTCTGTACCTAACACTGCACGCAGGTTGGTGTGTCCTCGGAGCACAGTGTTAATGGGCCATGGGCTGATCCTCACACTCTGCCGTGTgatcacaaagggaaaaaaacatacTCCTCTGCCACATTTGTCCCTGTTGCTCCAGTCAGCAAAACCCGCTTAACTAAATTGATCACTAAGAAAAATACAGGGTTATCTTATGTTTCTAAAATCCTTCGGAGCAATAAATATGCTTACATGTCTTATCTCTCAATTCACAGACCACACTTGTATACTTAAAATGACCCCTTTTTACATAATTTGGAACTGATACTTAGGTTAAATTACTTGCTCAAATAATTGATCATCTCTAAAGGCAATTGATTAGCCCTGTGCCTTCTTCTTCCCCCTCAATATCCCtcttaaaaattctctctctcagtcCCATGGAAGAGAAGCATTCAGTCTTCTTCCTACAACCAGCTCCTGGCATGCCTGGGCAGGGCACATCCTATCATTACATATTTATGACACAGAAATTCTTTACATGTGGATGAACAGTAGCAGATAACAGATGGTTAATCTCACACAAAAGCCTAGTGTCTTACCAGTGTACTTCATTTTATACTCAAAGAATTTACTGAAAAGTATGGCAGCCCTCACACACTTTTATGTGGGGGGCTTTCACTCTCAACAGACTTTTGTACTTTTTTAATCTTCCATAATAATTTAGTATTACTTTTGTAACAATAATTGAAATACTCATTCCAGATCACAAAGCTCTGCATATAAAATCAAGACTTGACTTCAAGAAGTCCTCTGACTCCACGGGCACAGATCTTTCTACAGCCATACTGTTTCACCCACTTATCCAGTCCACATTGAAGAGGTACCCACCTTACGTCAGATGTTATGCCAGACATGGGTGACCTTGACAGCAACAGTCCCTGCCTGTGAGCTGCCTAGAGCCCAGTAATTCTTACTGTGGTTAAGAGTAACGGCCCCTGAGTTACCCACTATCCCAGACCAGCACTACCACTCAACTTCAGCAGAGAAAAAAGTGCCAACCTTTAAACCACGGACTCGACTTGAACACCAAAAACTATAAATGCCCAGGAATGGAAAAGCAGACAGGAAAGTGCCCAGGCCTCAAAGCCTGGCCTCTCTAGGGGCTGGCACATGGCCAGAAAGACATGAAGTTCATGCTAAGTCATGGCCCCTATATTCAGCAGCCCAACCCTTGGGGCACTTTCTCCTCGAAACCCGAATCTCACCTCAAAAGCCACTCGGTCTGACTGATGCTGCCGCTCAGCCTCCCGCAGCTTGACAAGCAGGTCCTGCACAGTCTTCCTCAAGCTCTCGGCATCTTCGCTTATGTAGGCATCTACCTACAGTCAGAGCAGGGAAAAGAAGGTGAAGGCCCTGTGTTTGTGTAAGAGGAGGTCCCCTGCAACACACAGGTGGGCCCTCTTGTCCAGATCACCGAGTTATTCACACGAAAACACTCTTTCTTCATATCCTGAGGAACTCAACTAGCCTCAACTCACCTGATGATTTTAGGACACACCCAGTAATTTTTATATAGGTATCAATGGATTAACAGGTAGGCTGTTGCCATCCTCACCTGTAGGTCCTGCTTCCATCAGACGAGTTCTCTGAAAGGGGGGACCGTGTTCCCCTTTAGACTACAGTGCCCCAAGGGCAGGGACTGGGCCACACCCACCAGGAGGGGTGCACCTCAAAGGCACACGTTTTGGTCTTCTCTGCAGCTAGCACAGAGACCAGCACATAGAGGGT is from Meles meles chromosome 1, mMelMel3.1 paternal haplotype, whole genome shotgun sequence and encodes:
- the TUFT1 gene encoding tuftelin isoform X2; translated protein: MNGTQNWCTLVDVHPEGQAAGSVDILRLTLQRELTGDELEHLAQKAGRKTYAMVSGRSTSHSLASELVESNDGHEEIIKVYLKGRSGDKMIHEKNIKQLKSEVQYIQEARNCLQKLREDISSKLDRDPGDSLHGQEIQVVLEKPNGLNPSSTTQYSGPPEVDAYISEDAESLRKTVQDLLVKLREAERQHQSDRVAFEVTLSRYQREAEQNQVALQRAEDRVEQKEADVGELQKRLLGMQAEHQALLVKVREGETALEELRSKNTDCQTEREKAANLEKEVAGLREKIHHLDDMLKSQQRKVRQMIEQLQNSKAVVQSKDNTIQELKEKIAYLEAENLEMHDRMEHLIEKQISHGHFSTQTWTKTENLGRSLVSQLFCAA
- the TUFT1 gene encoding tuftelin isoform X1, which codes for MNGTQNWCTLVDVHPEGQAAGSVDILRLTLQRELTGDELEHLAQKAGRKTYAMVSGRSTSHSLASELVESNDGHEEIIKVYLKGRSGDKMIHEKNIKQLKSEVQYIQEARNCLQKLREDISSKLDRDPGDSLHGQEIQVVLEKPNGLNPSSTTQYSGPPEVDAYISEDAESLRKTVQDLLVKLREAERQHQSDRVAFEVTLSRYQREAEQNQVALQRAEDRVEQKEADVGELQKRLLGMQAEHQALLVKVREGETALEELRSKNTDCQTEREKAANLEKEVAGLREKIHHLDDMLKSQQRKVRQMIEQLQNSKAVVQSKDNTIQELKEKIAYLEAENLEMHDRMEHLIEKQISHGHFSTQTWTKTENLGSVRISKPPSPNKPMPLIRVVET
- the TUFT1 gene encoding tuftelin isoform X3; amino-acid sequence: MNGTQNWCTLVDVHPEGQAAAGRKTYAMVSGRSTSHSLASELVESNDGHEEIIKVYLKGRSGDKMIHEKNIKQLKSEVQYIQEARNCLQKLREDISSKLDRDPGDSLHGQEIQVVLEKPNGLNPSSTTQYSGPPEVDAYISEDAESLRKTVQDLLVKLREAERQHQSDRVAFEVTLSRYQREAEQNQVALQRAEDRVEQKEADVGELQKRLLGMQAEHQALLVKVREGETALEELRSKNTDCQTEREKAANLEKEVAGLREKIHHLDDMLKSQQRKVRQMIEQLQNSKAVVQSKDNTIQELKEKIAYLEAENLEMHDRMEHLIEKQISHGHFSTQTWTKTENLGSVRISKPPSPNKPMPLIRVVET
- the TUFT1 gene encoding tuftelin isoform X4, translating into MNGTQNWCTLVDVHPEGQAAGSVDILRLTLQRELTGDELEHLAQKAGRKTYAMVSGRSTSHSLASELVESNDGHEEIIKVYLKGRSGDKMIHEKNIKQLKSEVQYIQEVVLEKPNGLNPSSTTQYSGPPEVDAYISEDAESLRKTVQDLLVKLREAERQHQSDRVAFEVTLSRYQREAEQNQVALQRAEDRVEQKEADVGELQKRLLGMQAEHQALLVKVREGETALEELRSKNTDCQTEREKAANLEKEVAGLREKIHHLDDMLKSQQRKVRQMIEQLQNSKAVVQSKDNTIQELKEKIAYLEAENLEMHDRMEHLIEKQISHGHFSTQTWTKTENLGSVRISKPPSPNKPMPLIRVVET